Below is a genomic region from Paludicola sp. MB14-C6.
GGCATCCATATGAGATACTTGATTTGGCAAGCATTTTCTAGCTTCAACTGTACTCAATTGAAAATCTGGAATGATTGCAATCAGCTTTAGTCTATTTTTAACCTCTTGTTTTACCCAAAACACCTTGCTATCATCCAAAACAGCTGTCACAATGCCTCCATGTAATGCGGGCGTTGTATTATCGGGATGTCCTTCAATTTCTGATGCGATATTTACCAACTCGTCTTTTGAAAACTGATTGCCAAGCAATGTATTTGCTCCTACTAATCCACCAATGATACAAGCGGAACTGGAGCCAAGTCCTCTTGTCATTGGGATATTGTTTTGTTGAATAATTTTTAAGCCATCCAATTTTTTACCGCATAGTTCAAATAAATGTTCTGCTGAGCTATAGATAAGATTATTTTTTCCTGTTGGAACAGGTGTATTATCACTGGAAGAAATCACAACATGGTCACAAAAATCCATATCGACATAATTATATAAATCAACCGCAAGTCCTAAACAATCAAATCCTGCTCCAAGATTGGCGCTAGTTGCAGGTATTTTCACTCTAATCATTTTCTCTCTCCTTGATGTTAGCTTTAAAATATAACCATTTTTCTTTAATAATCCACTAAACGAATATGAGTCAATATCAAAATATCATCTTCAACTAAAGCAGTTAATTTATGTAGCATATCTTTTTCCAAAATTGATTTTGTTACAAAAGCAAGCTCCTTCTTTGGTTGTTCTTTTCTTGAAAGATAAATTACATCACCGAATTCCCTTGAAATTGCTACTTTTGCTTCTGTAGGTTCATTCGTTTCTACACGAACGTAAAATGCACTACTTGTATTTTTATAGCTTTCAACAATATTCTCTTCACATTCATCCCAAGTGAGCGACTTACTTGTTGAAACAGCTTTTGCAACATCAATAACATCTGCAACGACTGCACTTGCTGTTGGAAGCTTACCAGCACCTTTACCATAAAACACAACATCACCGGTTGCGTTTCCACGTATTAAAACGCCATTAAATACATCATCTATATTTGCAAGTTGACTTGATTTTGGTACAAATGCAGGACTAACCATACACTCAATCTTACCATTATTACCTCGTTTTGCTCTTGCAATCAGTTTGATAACGCCGCCCCAGTTTTCAGCATAATCAACGTCTTCCAACGTGATCTTAGTAATGCCCTCTGTTTGCACATTATCCGGATGAACGTGACGGCCAAAAGCCAAAGAAGCTAAAATACAAATTTTTCTGCAAGCATCGTGTCCATCTACATCAGCAGATGGATTTCTTTCTGCATATCCTAAGTCTTGAGCTAATTTCAAAGCAGTATCAAAATCCATTTGTTCTTTTATCATTTTTGTTAAGATAAAATTAGTTGTACCATTCAAAATTCCTGCAATTTCGTTAATCTCGTTAGCTGCTAAGCATTGGTGCATAGGGCGAATAATTGGTATTCCGCCCCCAACGGAAGCTTCAAAAAAGAAATTTACGTTGTTTTCCTTCGCTATTTTTAATAGTTCTGCGCCACAGCCCGCTACTAATTCTTTATTTGAAGTTACAACACTTTTACCTTTTTGTAAAGATGCTTTTGCAAAGTCAAAGGCAGGGTTTATTCCACCCATTACTTCTACAACCACCGTTATTTCATCATCGTTCAAAATGTCATCAAAATTCTTTGTGAATTTATGGCTATATGATAAATCAGAAAAATCTCGTAAATCCAAAATTCGTTTGACTTCTATTTCTTGACCGGCACGGCGTTTGATACTTTCCTTGTTGCTTTCTATAACTTCAACAACTCCGGAACCAACAACTCCATGTCCTAGCACAGCTATTTTTGCCATTCCTATACCTCCAAAAAAACAATTATGTCTTATAATATCCTTTTCTATTGAATATGTTACTGCTGCAAACAAAACAGTTATATTTGTTTCACACTAACCACACCGCTTATTGTTTCGATTTCTTCAAACATAGAGTTAGTATCAGTGATAGCATCATCCATTCGAAACGATATGGTTACTACAGCAACTCTGTCAACCGGAATATTTTGATTTACAGTCAAGATATTTACATTAAAGCCCGAAAGTTTTTGTAAGACTTTTGATAACACTCCCGGTTCATCGCTTAAACGAAAATAGAATGTAACCAAACGGCCATTCTCTTTATCTTCATAAAAGCAAACGCTATCCTTGTATTTATAAAATGCACTTCTTGAGATATCCGCCATTTTACAAGCTTCGGTTGAATTTTTGGCAATATTACGCGCTAAAAAGGTCTTTGCCATCAAAACTTTATCAAAAACCTCGGGCAATACACTTTTATCAACTAAAACCAGCTGTTTATGATTCATATCAGTTCACCTCTTGAATACATTTGTTCATCTAATAAATACAACTATAACATTATTTCGACAAACTGGCAAGAGGCAATTTCGCCTATTTTTATTTATTTGAAATTTATTTTTTATCTATTTTGTTATTTTACACATTCTTTATGTGATTTACGCAGCTTAATTATGCTAAGATTTACTTTAAAAACGTGTGTTTCTTTCTTTACAATATTAGATAATACAAGAACTCCGATTAAGTTTGGTACCATCATCAGACTGTTTAACAAATCAGACAGCCCCCAAACAAAGTCTATAGACGTAACAGCTCCTATATAAATCGCAATAATAAACGCAATTTTATATAGCAACACCAATTTTTTAGAATGAAATAAATAATTCACGCACGTTTCTCCGTAATAACTCCAACCAATAATCGATGAAACAGCAAAAAAGACCGTTGATATTGCGATAAAAATTGCAGCGAAATTCCCAAGATACTTTTCAAAAGCACCTAACGTTAATGCTGCACCATCCAGTTTTCCATCTAAATGAAGCCCTGACAATACAATGACAAGCCCAGTCAATGTACACATAATTATCGTATCAAAAAATACTTCAAATATGCCAAGTAAGCCTTGTTCCGCAGGGCTTTTGGCATCAGCGGCAGCATGGGCAATCGGAGCAGATCCTAAGCCTGCTTCGTTGGTAAATACGCCTCGTGCAAAGCCAATTCGAATTGCTCTTGCCATTGTAAAACCTGCAACGCCACCCACAGCAGGCTTTAGTTGAAATGCACTTTTTATGATTTCTAAAAAAGCATCACCTAAAGAGGATATATTCATTCCAATAATAATAAAGCAGCCCACAAGATAAAATAATGCCATAGCGGGAATTAACGCTTCTGTTGTTTTGGCAATACGCTTAATTCCTCCGATAATTACAAAGCCAATCAAAATTGCAATTACTATAATAATTGGTTTTGTATTGATATTAGAAACAGAGGATATGGAATCAGCAATTGCATTAGACTGTACCATATTACCAATACCAAAGCTAGATGCTAAACATAACAACGCAAAAATATTTCCAAGCAGTTTGCTATGCATAGCTTGATTCAAATAATACATTGGCCCGCCTAAATACGTTTGATTCTCACCTTTTTCACGATATTTAATAGCCAATACAATTTCAGAATACTTTGTTGCCATACCGAAAAACGCACTAACCCACATCCAAAAAATCGCACCTGCTCCGCCAAGAGATACTGCAGTTGCTACCCCCACAATATTTCCTGTTCCGATTGTTCCAGATAATGCAGTTGTAACAGCTTGAAAAGGTGTAATGCCTCTTTGATCCTTTTTCTTTTTTTGAAACATAGAGCCTAAAGTATGTTTTAAAGTATAGCCTAACTTAGTTGCTTGAATAAAGCCTGTTTTAAACGAAAGAATGATTCCTACTAAAATTACGCCTATCACCATTATCGGTCCACTTAAAACTTGGTTAATAGAATCTAAAAAAGCTTGCATTGTACACCTTCCCATATCATAAATAATACTCTGCTTCATACAGTAATTCATAAATAAAAATTCAGTATGGAATTTTCACCACACTGAATTAGTATGCACTTTTCTTTATTCCAATGCAAATTATCATGAGTAATTCGAATCTTCGTTTAAAATATAGACTAAAAATCTTCTCAAGACAGCGTATTCCCAAGCTTTGTTACATCTTTTATCGCTATTAACTAAGACTCTTTATCTACTTGATGAAACGTTTTTAGGTTTCCTATTTTTTGACGACGCTGTTCTAAGATGTCCATAACATCTTCAAGCGATACCCCGTTTTCAACCATCAAAACAAGCATATGATAAATTAAATCACACATTTCATTTGCCAGTTCATCGTTATCATGGTTTTTAGCGGCAATAATCATTTCCGCATTTTCTTCGCCACATTTTTTTAAGATTTTATCTAATCCTTTATCGAATAGATAACAAGTGTAAGAACCTTCCTCGGGGTTTTCTTTTCGATTTTTCACAACCTCATATAGTCCCTTTAATGTACTATCTGTCATGATAAGCTCTCCTTATTCTGCGTGATAAATTTCTTTGAAAAAGCAAGTATAATTTCCAGTATGACAAGCTACACCTGTTTGGTTTACTCTTACTAATAACGTATCATCATCACAATCAGAGGTGATTGACACTACTTTTTGCAAATATCCGCTAGTAGCTCCCTTATTCCATAGCTCTTGTCTGGAACGAGAGTAAAACCATGTATAACCAGTTTCCAACGTTTTTTGCAAGCTTTCTTTATTCATATATGCTAACATCAAGACTTCATTGTTCGAGTCTTCCACAACAATTGCAGGAATAAGCTCTGCTTTTTGAAAATATTGATCTAGGTCCATTCTATTCTCCTTTATGTAATTGGTATTACAATTTATCGCAACTTTTCTAATATTATTTCTGCAATTTGTTTTGCACAAACTTGATAACCTTCTGTAGTTAGATGTAATTTATCCTCGCATTTATAACAATTTTCATCCTTTAACATTAAAGAATATAAATCGTTAATCGTTATGTTCTCTTGATTCATTAACTCTGTTGCAGCTTTATTATACGTAAGAACGGAATTATTATCATATGCAATCTGAGTGCCTGTTCCAGTCACATCATATGTCATTCCGATCCCGATTAGCGGTAAAGTTGTTGCAAATATGATTTCAGCACCATTGTTTCTAATTTGCTTGATAATTCGCTTTAAAAAATGCACATACTCGTCCACCGGATGTATTGGTTCATCCATAGGCGGTTCAATATTCATATCCCAATAGCCGTTATTCCAATGGACAACATCAAACTTACCATACTTAATAAAAAGCTGATTTGCTTGCCATAATGTATATGCCGCGTAACGGCCATTATCTTGTTCATCATAGTAAACTTCGCATTGATTTTTTAACAGCTCTTTCACATAGGGAGCATACCCCATACGAATAGAATCACCTAGTAATAATACTTTTTTCATAAATAGTCCCCCGTTTTACTTGCGTAATTAGAAGTGAAACCGTTTCTTCACTTCTTCTTTAAACTTTTTATCTAAAAAGATGTAAAATCCTAAAAGAGTAACAACAGAATGAATTTTATATAATCTATTTTATACTATTCTAACAGGAATCCTATTTGCTTTCAAATGTTTTTTCACTTGGCCTACTGTTAACTCTTTATAATGAAACAAAGAGGCTGCAAGCGCAGCATCTGCATTAGATTGTTGAAAGACTTCTGAAAAGTGATTTAATGTACCGCATCCACCAGAAGCAATAACTGGAATAGATACCACCTCACAAACTGCATTCAGCAATTCTATATCAAATCCGTTCTTTGTTCCATCGGTATCCATTGAAGTTAATAAGATTTCCCCTGCTCCAAGCTCTTGTACTTTCTTCGCCCATTCAATTGCATCTAGCCCAGTATCGATTCTACCGCCATTCACAACGACATGGAATCCATCCTCAAAGCGTTTTGCATCAATTGCTACTACTACGCATTGACTTCCAAATACATCAGCTGCTTCTTGAATTAAATTTGGGTTCTTTACTGCGGCGGAATTTACAGATATTTTATCTGCACCTGCTCTTAAAATATAACGAAAATCTTCTATTGTACGAATACCTCCGCCTACTGTTAGTGGAACGAACACCTCTTTTGCAGTATTGCGAACCACATCTATTATTGTTCCTCTTGCTTCATGGGTAGCTGTTATATCTAAAAAGACAATTTCATCTGCTCCTTGCTCATAATATGCTTTTGCGCATTCGACAGGATTACCCACATCTTTTAATCCTACAAAATTGATTCCTTTTACTACTCGCCCATTTTTTACATCTAAACAGGGAATAATTCGTTTAGAAAGCATCTTTTCACCTCACTATGCAACGTTATTCTCTTGCCACTTTCAAAGCTTCTTCTAAGCTTAATGTATTTTTATATAAAGATTTTCCACAAATAACCCCATACACATTTAATTTCTTTAATGCTTTAATATCCTCTATATTTGAAATTCCACCACTTGCAATGATTTTAATATCAACTTGGTTGTTAATCATCTCAAGCTCATATAAATTAGGGCCAGACAGCGTTCCATCTTTTGATATATCTGTATATACGATATATTGAACCCCGATTGCTTCCATTTCTTTAGCTAAATCAATATAATTTATTTCACTGGCATCAAGCCATCCTTCTGTCTGAACCATGCCATGCATTGCATCTATTCCAACAATAATCCTATCATGATATTCTTTCACTAAATCTTTTACTAACTTTGGATTCTTTACAGCCGCAGAACCTAGAATAACGCGTTCTATTCCATTTTCCAAATAAAAGCTTGCAGCATTGATATCACGTATGCCACCGCCAAGCTCTATTCTTAAATCAGTTTCTTTTGCTACTTTAAGAAAAATATCTTGATTAGATTGTGTTCCATCTTTTGCTCCGTCAAGGTCTACCATATGCAGGTATTGAGCGCCTGTTCTTTGAAAAGAAAGTGCTGTTTCTATAGGGCTTTCTGCTACCTGCTCAACGGTATTAAAATCGCCTTTATAAAGTCGTACACATTTTCCATTTTTAATATCTATCGCCGGTAATATGATCATGCTGTATCTCCTTAAAAGTTATCTACTTAGTAATATTGAAATCTATTTTATTATTTAGTACTATTCATAAACTGTTGTAATAACTGGTTTTCCATCTCTATCTAGTAACGGAGTTAAACCGCCAGCATAACCAGATTGATGAAATAAATAGTTTACACCTGTTTCACGATCAATCCAAATTTCAGTTGCATTTAAAGTTCCTTGTGTAAATACTTTGATAAAACGATCTGCTTGTCTCATAAGCTCACCCTTTCTTGTTATTATAAACTTGCAAAGTTTTTGAGTATTTGTAATCCAACTTCGCCGCTTTTTTCAGGGTGAAATTGTGCACCGAATACATTTCCCTTTTGAACAAGTGCTGGCACCTTAATTCCATAGTCGCAGTATGCCGCAACATTATGTGAAGATGTATGTGCCATATAAGAATGTACAAAATACACACAGTCACCTGATTGAATCCCATTTAACAGCGGACTCGGTTCATGAAATTCCAATTCATTATATCCCATATGAGGAATTTTATAATCAGTTTGAATGTATTTTATGCACCCGTCAATGAAACCAAGTCCGTTTGTTCGTTCAAACTCGTAACCTTCTTCAAATAACATCTGCATTCCGAGGCAAATACCTAACAATGGCTTTTTCTGAATTTCTTCTTTTATCGTACTAATTAAATCGGTTTCTTGTAGCATTTGCATTGCTTTTGGGAACGCACCCACACCCGGCAAAATAAGTGCTTCAGCTTTTTGAATATCAGACTTATCTTTTGTAATCTTGCTCTCTTTACCAATATAATCAAAAGCATTTTTTACACTAAATAAGTTTCCTGCACCATAATCTATAATTGCTATCATGAACGTATTCAATCCTTACTCTTTATTTTAATGTTTCAATTTTAGGATAATATTTTAATACAGCCTTTCCCATAATTTTATCTCGACTTACAAATTTATCATTCCAAAATCTTGAATCCAATGAAACATTTCTGTTATCGCCAAGCATAAAATAATGATCCTTTGGAACACGAAACGGTCCATAACTACCTTTAGGAGCTTCATTTAAATAATCTTCTTCTAAAGGATTTTTGCTGTTATTGATATATACTTTTCCATCTATAATCTCAACTGTATCATTTGGAAGCCCAATAATTCGTTTAACGAATCTTTTAGATTCGTCATCAGGGAAAGGAAAAACAACGATGTCGCCTCGTTTTGGATCGTCTAATAAATAGGCTAGTCGATAAGTAAAAATTCGGTCTTTTATATTTATCGTATGTTCCATAGAGCCTGTTGGTACTTCACTGCCAAAAACAACACATTGGTTAACAATGAATGTAATTAAAATGGCAATTAGTATTGTTCTTACCCAACTCCATATTTCTTTTTTAAAGTTTTCCTTTTTCTCGGCTGACTCGCTCATTCAAATCGCTTCCTTTTTATTGATAAAGATACAGTTGTTAATCTAAACTGCCTTTTGTTGATAGTACCTTACCGCCTTCAAGAGGTGTTATTGCATCTTTCACAGCGTGTGCTAACGCCTTGAACAAAGCTTCTGCTTTATGATGATCATTTGTTCCATAGCATAAATTTGCATGTAGAGTAATTCCTGCATTATAGCTGAATGCTCGGAAGAACTCTTCTACCATTTGGGTATCCATATCCCCCATTTTCTCAAAAGTAAATTCTGCATTAAAAACTAAAAACGGTCTTCCACTGATATCTAATGAGACAAAACCCAATGATTCATCCATAGGAATGTATGCAGTTCCATAACGAGTAATACCGGATTTATCGCCTAATGCTTTCGCAAAAGCTTGACCGAGTACAATTCCCGTATCTTCAATTGTATGATGACAATCTACTTCTAAATCACCTTGCACAACGATTTCAAGCTCGATTCCGCTATGAATAGCAAACGCAGTAAGCATATGGTCAAAAAAGCCTACTCCTGTTTTGATATCCGCTTTTGGAGCTGTATCTAAGTTCAAA
It encodes:
- the lepB gene encoding signal peptidase I translates to MSESAEKKENFKKEIWSWVRTILIAILITFIVNQCVVFGSEVPTGSMEHTINIKDRIFTYRLAYLLDDPKRGDIVVFPFPDDESKRFVKRIIGLPNDTVEIIDGKVYINNSKNPLEEDYLNEAPKGSYGPFRVPKDHYFMLGDNRNVSLDSRFWNDKFVSRDKIMGKAVLKYYPKIETLK
- the hisA gene encoding 1-(5-phosphoribosyl)-5-[(5-phosphoribosylamino)methylideneamino]imidazole-4-carboxamide isomerase; translated protein: MIILPAIDIKNGKCVRLYKGDFNTVEQVAESPIETALSFQRTGAQYLHMVDLDGAKDGTQSNQDIFLKVAKETDLRIELGGGIRDINAASFYLENGIERVILGSAAVKNPKLVKDLVKEYHDRIIVGIDAMHGMVQTEGWLDASEINYIDLAKEMEAIGVQYIVYTDISKDGTLSGPNLYELEMINNQVDIKIIASGGISNIEDIKALKKLNVYGVICGKSLYKNTLSLEEALKVARE
- a CDS encoding alanine/glycine:cation symporter family protein, with the translated sequence MQAFLDSINQVLSGPIMVIGVILVGIILSFKTGFIQATKLGYTLKHTLGSMFQKKKKDQRGITPFQAVTTALSGTIGTGNIVGVATAVSLGGAGAIFWMWVSAFFGMATKYSEIVLAIKYREKGENQTYLGGPMYYLNQAMHSKLLGNIFALLCLASSFGIGNMVQSNAIADSISSVSNINTKPIIIVIAILIGFVIIGGIKRIAKTTEALIPAMALFYLVGCFIIIGMNISSLGDAFLEIIKSAFQLKPAVGGVAGFTMARAIRIGFARGVFTNEAGLGSAPIAHAAADAKSPAEQGLLGIFEVFFDTIIMCTLTGLVIVLSGLHLDGKLDGAALTLGAFEKYLGNFAAIFIAISTVFFAVSSIIGWSYYGETCVNYLFHSKKLVLLYKIAFIIAIYIGAVTSIDFVWGLSDLLNSLMMVPNLIGVLVLSNIVKKETHVFKVNLSIIKLRKSHKECVK
- the hisB gene encoding imidazoleglycerol-phosphate dehydratase HisB, which produces MRTAQMVRKTKETDITVNLNLDTAPKADIKTGVGFFDHMLTAFAIHSGIELEIVVQGDLEVDCHHTIEDTGIVLGQAFAKALGDKSGITRYGTAYIPMDESLGFVSLDISGRPFLVFNAEFTFEKMGDMDTQMVEEFFRAFSYNAGITLHANLCYGTNDHHKAEALFKALAHAVKDAITPLEGGKVLSTKGSLD
- a CDS encoding ACT domain-containing protein, whose amino-acid sequence is MNHKQLVLVDKSVLPEVFDKVLMAKTFLARNIAKNSTEACKMADISRSAFYKYKDSVCFYEDKENGRLVTFYFRLSDEPGVLSKVLQKLSGFNVNILTVNQNIPVDRVAVVTISFRMDDAITDTNSMFEEIETISGVVSVKQI
- the hisF gene encoding imidazole glycerol phosphate synthase subunit HisF, with amino-acid sequence MLSKRIIPCLDVKNGRVVKGINFVGLKDVGNPVECAKAYYEQGADEIVFLDITATHEARGTIIDVVRNTAKEVFVPLTVGGGIRTIEDFRYILRAGADKISVNSAAVKNPNLIQEAADVFGSQCVVVAIDAKRFEDGFHVVVNGGRIDTGLDAIEWAKKVQELGAGEILLTSMDTDGTKNGFDIELLNAVCEVVSIPVIASGGCGTLNHFSEVFQQSNADAALAASLFHYKELTVGQVKKHLKANRIPVRIV
- a CDS encoding homoserine dehydrogenase; translation: MAKIAVLGHGVVGSGVVEVIESNKESIKRRAGQEIEVKRILDLRDFSDLSYSHKFTKNFDDILNDDEITVVVEVMGGINPAFDFAKASLQKGKSVVTSNKELVAGCGAELLKIAKENNVNFFFEASVGGGIPIIRPMHQCLAANEINEIAGILNGTTNFILTKMIKEQMDFDTALKLAQDLGYAERNPSADVDGHDACRKICILASLAFGRHVHPDNVQTEGITKITLEDVDYAENWGGVIKLIARAKRGNNGKIECMVSPAFVPKSSQLANIDDVFNGVLIRGNATGDVVFYGKGAGKLPTASAVVADVIDVAKAVSTSKSLTWDECEENIVESYKNTSSAFYVRVETNEPTEAKVAISREFGDVIYLSRKEQPKKELAFVTKSILEKDMLHKLTALVEDDILILTHIRLVDY
- the hisE gene encoding phosphoribosyl-ATP diphosphatase, encoding MTDSTLKGLYEVVKNRKENPEEGSYTCYLFDKGLDKILKKCGEENAEMIIAAKNHDNDELANEMCDLIYHMLVLMVENGVSLEDVMDILEQRRQKIGNLKTFHQVDKES
- a CDS encoding SGNH/GDSL hydrolase family protein, whose product is MKKVLLLGDSIRMGYAPYVKELLKNQCEVYYDEQDNGRYAAYTLWQANQLFIKYGKFDVVHWNNGYWDMNIEPPMDEPIHPVDEYVHFLKRIIKQIRNNGAEIIFATTLPLIGIGMTYDVTGTGTQIAYDNNSVLTYNKAATELMNQENITINDLYSLMLKDENCYKCEDKLHLTTEGYQVCAKQIAEIILEKLR
- the hisH gene encoding imidazole glycerol phosphate synthase subunit HisH, whose product is MIAIIDYGAGNLFSVKNAFDYIGKESKITKDKSDIQKAEALILPGVGAFPKAMQMLQETDLISTIKEEIQKKPLLGICLGMQMLFEEGYEFERTNGLGFIDGCIKYIQTDYKIPHMGYNELEFHEPSPLLNGIQSGDCVYFVHSYMAHTSSHNVAAYCDYGIKVPALVQKGNVFGAQFHPEKSGEVGLQILKNFASL
- the thrB gene encoding homoserine kinase, with the translated sequence MIRVKIPATSANLGAGFDCLGLAVDLYNYVDMDFCDHVVISSSDNTPVPTGKNNLIYSSAEHLFELCGKKLDGLKIIQQNNIPMTRGLGSSSACIIGGLVGANTLLGNQFSKDELVNIASEIEGHPDNTTPALHGGIVTAVLDDSKVFWVKQEVKNRLKLIAIIPDFQLSTVEARKCLPNQVSHMDARYNLSRAALFSASLLQGKFENIKVAVNDKLHQPYRMGLIKNGKEVFQKAYGLDAYGVYISGAGPTIMAMIDDDNTIFVNEMRAYLNSLGLTGWEMKELAIDNIGTTVENVK
- the hisI gene encoding phosphoribosyl-AMP cyclohydrolase, whose product is MDLDQYFQKAELIPAIVVEDSNNEVLMLAYMNKESLQKTLETGYTWFYSRSRQELWNKGATSGYLQKVVSITSDCDDDTLLVRVNQTGVACHTGNYTCFFKEIYHAE
- a CDS encoding DUF6440 family protein, translated to MRQADRFIKVFTQGTLNATEIWIDRETGVNYLFHQSGYAGGLTPLLDRDGKPVITTVYE